The following DNA comes from Bos indicus x Bos taurus breed Angus x Brahman F1 hybrid chromosome 22, Bos_hybrid_MaternalHap_v2.0, whole genome shotgun sequence.
tCTGCACCTAACTGCATAGCTCCTCCGAGGCCTCCACAGGGAGTGTAACTACATGCTGTTCAATACTTTTTCTGAAAGTATTGACACAGTATTAATAGAAAACTGACTGCAAGCTAGGTTGTTCAAATGTTCCTCTGGATGCACTAAAATCAATCCCTGAATTACTACAGGCTATTCAACTGGTCTCTTGCTGACAGGCTGTGGCAGCATGCCAACAGCCTTTCCTGAGGGTCAGAATGAAGGAGATGAAAAGCAGTCCATGAAACTGCTTCCTAGAAAAGAACAATTTGACAGACTCATTGGTGACATTTCTCTCCCGTCTCCATAATGGAAAAAGTCAATGCTTCTGAACAGTAAGACTGTTCCTTAGGACAGTACAAGCCATACATCTAACCACATTTCCCTCTTTGACTATCCTGGCGCACAGCCGGATGTCCAGTCTACTTCTGCTGCACACTTAGGTATCTAAGCTCGCTTGACTTATTTTTCACTTCACCTTACTTTCCTTATCTGTTGTTTGTTTATCTTACTTCTTTCTAAGTCTCATTAAAAAGTTCCTTTTTGAAACAAAACAAGTATAAGTCAATGAATTActctatatataaagaaatacgCTGGGCTTACCAGAGAAACTTTGATCTTCAGGGTTTGAGAACATGCTTCTTTCTGCCAGTGAGGAAATAACTGGAGGTAAGGCTTCACACAAATTTTAAAGTTAGGACTTATTTTTCGTAACATCTTATAAATGTGACATTTTGAAAAGACAGATACATTTAAAAGACCAagaaacttttttgttttatccCTTTCACACTTAATATGAACAAGatttctattgtgtatatatgtatacaatatatCTACAATAAATTTCAGTATCTATTGCTATTATATAACCAGTTTTCAAATTCTGTCTGCAAGTTTTTTGCCAAATTTCTGCTTTGAACATTGTGAAGACTCAAGTAGAACTACAAGgtaacagtgtttttaaaaagatgaaagagtATATGAGTTTAAGTaatcttcacattttaaaaattctttcaaaaaatcaaTGGAAGACTCTGCGAAAGGTCATTGATTTATCATTTATGACTTTCTTATCCTAAAGATCTCAGGTAGctcacaataaaaatatatatgtacatgtatattatCAGATAAATGTAAAAGAGAtcaaaaaccaaagagaaaatacTTAGCTGTTTTCAAAAACTAAATTCAGCACCAATTTTCCTGACACTTAAAGCCAAGAGGGAAACAAAATGGATTACAAAATTTCCAATATCtgataagaaagaaagtgaagtcattcagtcatgtctgactctttgcaaccccatggactgtagcccaccaggctcctccatccattgaattttctaggcaagagtactggagtgggttgccatttccttctccaggggatcttcctggcccagggattgaacccaggtctcctgcattgcgggcagacgctttaccatctgagccaccagggaaaatacataattttttcctAGTGTTATTCCAATACCTAAAAGGAAACCACCGAATTTTAAGTCTAAGAAAtaaccttgtttttttttaaattggagatgTTTTCagacaatattttaatatattttgtcatttttgttctgtttgttggAATCGGGAAGTGTCTCAGCAAGAGCTGCTTGAAATACAGATGAGATATATGACGTACCATGCTGACTTacagtgtttctgctttttgcaGTATACTCCTGATCACGTAGCTGGGCCTGGAGCAGATACAGATCCCTCTCAAATAACCTTTCCTGGATGTGCTTGTCTCAAAACTCCCTGCCTCCCTGGTACTTGTTCCTGTCTCCGTCATGAGAATAACTATGACGATCGTTCATGCCTCAGAGATATAGGATCCGAAGCAAAGTGCGCTGAGCCAGTTTTCGAGTGCAATGTCCTGTGCCAGTGCAGCGAGCGCTGCAGGAACAGAGTGGTCCAGTGGGGTCTGCAGTTCCACCTCCAGGTGTTCAAGACGGATCACAAAGGCTGGGGACTTCGTACCCTGGACTTCATACCAAAAGGACGGTTTGTCTGTGAATATGCCGGTGAGGTGTTAGGAATCTCTGAAGTGCAGAGAAGAGTTCAGTTACAAACAATACATGATTCGAATTACATTATAGCCATCAGGGAGCATGTCTATAATGGGCAGGTAATGGAAACATTTGTGGATCCTGCCTCTATAGGAAATATTGGAAGATTCCTTAACCATTCTTGTGAGCCAAACCTGTTGATGATTCCTGTCCGAATAGACTCGATGGTACCAAAGTTGGCACTTTTTGCAGCCAGAGACA
Coding sequences within:
- the LOC113880535 gene encoding histone-lysine N-methyltransferase SETMAR, giving the protein MATCEEVPEALKGQLDVARGLENLPVSAWPPGAEPEPFQYTPDHVAGPGADTDPSQITFPGCACLKTPCLPGTCSCLRHENNYDDRSCLRDIGSEAKCAEPVFECNVLCQCSERCRNRVVQWGLQFHLQVFKTDHKGWGLRTLDFIPKGRFVCEYAGEVLGISEVQRRVQLQTIHDSNYIIAIREHVYNGQVMETFVDPASIGNIGRFLNHSCEPNLLMIPVRIDSMVPKLALFAARDILPEEELSYDYSGRFLNLMHSEDKERLDNGKLRKPCYCGARSCAAFLPYDSSLYCPTEKPDTSEEGRA